Proteins co-encoded in one Granulicella cerasi genomic window:
- a CDS encoding beta strand repeat-containing protein: protein MNRLTHTVRQFAVAGAGIALSALLAGCSADFGKVATTSGPTFDGSGGTLHGSAFGGQQPVNGSKVQLWAASASGYGATPSLLASATSNSNGGFSLGSYTCPANSYAYITASGGDPQIGTGQSNDTIAMMTALGPCSSLSSSTYISINEVTTVAAVWALQAFASTTVGTSLNSSATSGTPSFAIGTSSGNAQGLANAMKVASLLANPSTGTSPGTNTSGSAINVEYWQVNALADILALCINSTGTAAATCSPVISATTGSGTAPADTLQMALYLARNPTAGTSLLSQISATSPYPVYSTTVNDWTIGLSFQTGTSATRFVALDQFGNAWVAANTAVAELDPTGNVLSSTGSYTLSGASKNFAVAYQVAVDKANNAWVTDQTGGSVVEFTGSTSAGGANGGATTAVATGSASTEGIAVDGSNNAWYTTSGGKLYEIPVGTTTPVAGVATTSLPYGVAIDMSNNPNTAKNPNYTVSNGGSFVYAINYNGCSGEALGGTTSGYGGSILMAYGVAGSSNAAGAGTPVNYIANAICNTTSKVAVNSNSFNFMSTPAGIAVDNNNNLWIVNQNYVSSDTSGPHYSLTKVTQNYSSSFTAANINSEITWSNYAGGGLSTPWFIALDGNSNAWVSNSTATSGGVSTGTVSAFANAGTALSPTTGLYGGTYVSGTTTYRRALVGSRGIAVDGSGNVWVANSTTFTFPGASSAVGYVTMMVGAAAPTVTPLSLGIANFTLASKP from the coding sequence ATGAACAGACTTACACACACGGTGCGTCAATTTGCAGTGGCCGGCGCGGGGATCGCGCTGAGTGCCCTGCTTGCGGGATGCAGTGCAGACTTCGGCAAGGTCGCGACCACTTCGGGCCCGACATTCGATGGCTCGGGCGGAACGCTGCATGGCAGCGCCTTCGGTGGGCAGCAACCGGTGAACGGCAGCAAGGTGCAGCTTTGGGCTGCGAGCGCGTCGGGTTACGGCGCGACGCCGTCGTTGCTGGCATCGGCTACGAGCAACAGCAATGGTGGCTTCTCACTGGGTAGCTATACCTGCCCGGCGAACTCCTATGCTTACATCACGGCATCGGGTGGTGATCCGCAGATCGGTACGGGGCAGAGCAACGACACGATTGCAATGATGACCGCGCTGGGCCCGTGCTCCAGCTTGTCGTCGTCGACGTACATCAGCATCAACGAAGTGACGACCGTCGCTGCGGTGTGGGCGTTGCAGGCGTTTGCTTCCACGACTGTCGGCACGTCGCTCAACTCTTCCGCCACAAGCGGCACACCGTCATTCGCCATTGGCACCAGTTCAGGCAACGCGCAGGGACTTGCCAACGCGATGAAGGTGGCGAGCCTGCTGGCAAACCCTTCAACGGGCACGAGTCCCGGCACGAACACCTCTGGCAGCGCGATCAACGTGGAGTACTGGCAGGTAAATGCGCTGGCTGACATCCTTGCGCTCTGCATCAACTCCACAGGCACGGCTGCTGCGACGTGCAGCCCCGTGATCTCTGCGACAACGGGAAGCGGAACAGCACCCGCAGACACGCTGCAGATGGCGCTATATCTCGCGCGCAATCCGACAGCGGGTACGTCGCTGCTTTCGCAAATCAGCGCCACCTCGCCGTACCCGGTGTACTCCACCACGGTGAATGACTGGACGATCGGCCTCAGCTTTCAGACCGGAACTTCGGCGACACGTTTTGTAGCGCTCGATCAGTTTGGCAATGCCTGGGTGGCGGCGAACACAGCCGTTGCAGAGCTCGATCCGACGGGCAATGTGCTTTCGAGCACAGGTTCCTACACGCTGAGCGGCGCGTCAAAGAACTTCGCGGTCGCGTATCAGGTAGCTGTCGATAAGGCGAACAACGCCTGGGTGACGGACCAAACCGGCGGATCTGTGGTGGAGTTTACCGGCTCTACTTCTGCTGGTGGAGCGAATGGTGGAGCGACGACCGCTGTGGCAACAGGCAGCGCTTCCACAGAAGGCATCGCCGTCGACGGCAGCAACAACGCCTGGTACACCACGAGCGGTGGCAAGCTCTATGAGATTCCTGTGGGCACGACGACCCCTGTCGCAGGCGTGGCCACGACGAGCCTACCGTATGGCGTTGCGATCGACATGAGCAACAATCCGAACACGGCGAAGAACCCGAACTACACCGTGTCAAACGGCGGCTCTTTCGTGTATGCAATCAACTACAACGGCTGCTCGGGCGAAGCGCTGGGCGGCACGACGAGCGGCTACGGCGGCAGCATTCTGATGGCCTACGGTGTGGCCGGAAGCTCGAACGCAGCGGGCGCAGGCACGCCGGTGAACTATATCGCGAACGCGATCTGCAACACGACCTCGAAGGTTGCTGTGAACAGCAACAGCTTTAACTTCATGTCGACGCCCGCAGGCATCGCCGTGGACAACAACAACAACCTTTGGATCGTGAACCAGAACTACGTGAGCAGTGATACCTCTGGGCCGCACTACTCGCTGACGAAGGTGACGCAGAACTATAGCTCGTCGTTCACGGCTGCGAACATCAACAGCGAGATCACGTGGTCGAACTACGCTGGTGGCGGGCTTTCGACGCCGTGGTTCATCGCGCTCGATGGGAATAGCAACGCCTGGGTTTCGAACTCGACTGCAACCTCCGGTGGAGTTTCTACGGGTACGGTGTCGGCATTTGCGAACGCCGGTACAGCACTCTCGCCGACGACGGGTCTTTACGGCGGAACATATGTGTCCGGCACAACGACCTATCGCCGTGCACTGGTGGGGTCGCGTGGTATCGCAGTCGATGGCTCGGGCAATGTCTGGGTCGCGAACTCCACGACCTTCACCTTCCCGGGCGCGTCGAGCGCAGTGGGCTACGTGACGATGATGGTGGGCGCTGCTGCGCCAACGGTCACGCCGCTCTCGCTGGGCATCGCTAACTTCACGCTTGCTTCCAAGCCCTAG